A window from Prochlorococcus marinus CUG1435 encodes these proteins:
- a CDS encoding LysR family transcriptional regulator: MPELPFTLDQLRILKAIAAQGSFKKAADLLYVTQPAVSLQIQNLEKQLEITIFDRGGRKALLTEAGRLLLEYCERILNQCDEACKAIEDLNSLKGGTLVIGASQTTGTYLMPRMIGLFRQKYPDVSVQLQVHSTRRTGWSVANGQIDLAIIGGQLPNDLENLLQVIPYATDELALVLPSKHPLSTKKELLKEDLYKLNFVTLDSQSTTRKVVDKLLQDSGLDIQRLKIEMELNSLEAIKNAVQSGLGASFLPVVSIERELSAGTIHKAYLADLEVKRELKLITNPSRYTSRASEVFKKNILPQFASLESPLRQI, translated from the coding sequence ATGCCAGAATTACCTTTTACACTCGACCAATTAAGAATATTAAAAGCTATAGCAGCTCAAGGAAGTTTTAAAAAAGCTGCAGATCTCTTATATGTAACCCAACCTGCAGTTAGTTTACAAATTCAAAATCTAGAAAAACAACTTGAAATCACTATTTTTGACAGAGGTGGTAGAAAAGCTCTCTTAACTGAAGCAGGAAGACTACTACTTGAGTATTGCGAACGCATTTTGAATCAATGCGATGAAGCTTGCAAAGCAATTGAAGATTTAAATAGCTTAAAAGGTGGAACCCTTGTTATTGGAGCCAGTCAAACAACAGGAACTTATTTAATGCCAAGAATGATAGGACTATTCAGACAAAAATATCCTGATGTATCTGTTCAGCTTCAAGTCCATAGTACTAGAAGAACTGGATGGAGTGTTGCCAATGGACAAATTGATTTAGCTATTATTGGTGGACAATTACCGAACGATTTAGAAAATTTACTTCAAGTTATTCCTTATGCAACAGATGAATTAGCGCTTGTTTTACCTTCTAAACACCCACTTTCTACCAAAAAAGAACTTTTAAAAGAAGACTTATACAAATTAAATTTTGTGACATTAGATTCTCAATCTACTACCAGAAAAGTGGTTGATAAACTTCTTCAAGATTCTGGACTTGACATTCAAAGATTAAAAATTGAGATGGAACTTAACTCTCTTGAAGCAATAAAGAATGCAGTTCAATCAGGTTTAGGAGCTTCCTTTTTGCCAGTCGTTTCTATTGAAAGAGAATTATCAGCTGGAACAATCCACAAAGCTTACCTTGCTGATCTCGAAGTCAAAAGAGAGCTGAAACTAATTACTAACCCCTCAAGATATACATCAAGAGCATCAGAAGTCTTTAAAAAAAATATTTTGCCGCAATTTGCTAGTTTAGAAAGCCCGTTAAGGCAAATATAA
- a CDS encoding NAD(P)H-quinone oxidoreductase subunit 5, whose translation MPQASEIAWLIPVFPLIGAVLSGLGLISINKKINNSREIVSVGLISCVGISAVISYKALFEQVNGYQSVEKLFVWASAGDFTIPMGFVLDPLGSVMLALVTTITLLVMIYSHGYMSHDKGYVRFFTYLALFSSSMMGLIVSPNLLEIYVFWELVGMCSYLLVGFWYDRDGAAHAAQKAFVVNRVGDFGLLLGILGLFWATNSFDFNEIATGISQSISDNSIPIWAALLLCFLVFLGPMAKSAQFPLHVWLPDAMEGPTPISALIHAATMVAAGIFLVARLQPLYSIFPSIQFIIALVGTITCFLGASIALTQMDLKKGLAYSTVSQLGYMMLAMGCGAPVAGIFHLVTHACFKAMLFLGSGSVIHAMEEVVGHQPVLAQDMRLMGGLRKKMPYTSTTFLIGCVAISGIPPLAGFWSKDEILGNAFISFPAFWFIGLLTAGMTAFYMFRLYFLTFEGDFRGENKELQKELLIASKINQDEENEELHEEHGSIHESPWSMTFPLVFLAVPSLIIGFMGLPWDSKIANLLDPEEAETAAKAFEFKEFLPLAIASVLIALAGIIIAYQAYFVKKINLSVLFAEKFPSINQFLANKWYLDDINEKLFVKGSRKLAREVLEVDSKVVDGVVNLTGLVTLGSGEGLKYFETGRAQFYALIVFGGVILLVAIFGFQSPPVT comes from the coding sequence ATGCCTCAAGCTTCAGAAATTGCCTGGTTAATTCCTGTTTTCCCACTTATTGGAGCAGTGCTTTCTGGTTTAGGCCTAATAAGTATTAACAAGAAAATTAATAATTCCAGAGAAATTGTTTCTGTAGGTCTTATTTCGTGTGTTGGCATTTCTGCGGTAATTAGTTACAAAGCTCTTTTTGAACAAGTTAATGGTTATCAATCTGTAGAAAAATTATTTGTATGGGCTAGTGCTGGGGATTTTACAATCCCGATGGGTTTTGTCCTTGATCCTTTGGGGAGTGTAATGCTTGCTCTTGTAACGACTATAACTTTGCTGGTAATGATCTATTCTCACGGTTATATGTCGCATGACAAAGGTTATGTCAGATTTTTTACATATTTGGCATTATTTAGTAGTTCAATGATGGGATTAATCGTTAGTCCGAATTTATTAGAAATTTATGTTTTTTGGGAATTAGTTGGGATGTGTTCTTACTTGTTGGTTGGTTTTTGGTATGACAGGGATGGCGCTGCCCACGCTGCACAAAAAGCATTTGTTGTTAATAGAGTTGGAGATTTTGGATTATTACTAGGAATTCTTGGCCTATTTTGGGCAACAAATAGTTTTGATTTTAATGAAATAGCCACTGGAATTTCTCAATCAATATCTGACAATTCGATACCTATTTGGGCTGCTTTACTGCTTTGTTTTTTAGTTTTTTTAGGGCCAATGGCAAAATCTGCTCAGTTTCCTCTTCACGTGTGGTTGCCTGATGCGATGGAAGGCCCGACACCTATTTCTGCACTTATCCATGCCGCAACAATGGTTGCTGCAGGAATATTTCTTGTAGCAAGACTCCAACCTTTGTACTCAATATTCCCCTCTATTCAGTTCATTATTGCTTTAGTAGGCACCATTACTTGTTTTTTAGGAGCCTCTATAGCTTTGACCCAAATGGATTTAAAAAAAGGTTTAGCTTACAGCACAGTTTCTCAGCTTGGTTATATGATGCTTGCAATGGGTTGTGGAGCGCCAGTAGCAGGAATTTTTCATTTAGTGACTCATGCTTGTTTCAAAGCAATGCTATTTTTGGGATCTGGTTCAGTAATACATGCTATGGAAGAAGTAGTTGGCCATCAGCCTGTATTAGCTCAAGATATGAGATTAATGGGTGGTTTAAGAAAAAAAATGCCATATACATCAACAACATTTTTAATAGGTTGCGTAGCAATTAGCGGTATTCCACCATTGGCAGGTTTTTGGAGTAAAGATGAGATACTCGGAAATGCTTTTATATCATTTCCAGCTTTTTGGTTTATAGGACTTCTGACAGCTGGTATGACTGCTTTTTATATGTTTAGGCTTTATTTCTTGACATTTGAAGGAGATTTCAGAGGAGAGAATAAAGAATTGCAAAAAGAGCTTCTAATAGCCTCAAAAATAAACCAAGATGAAGAAAATGAAGAACTGCATGAAGAGCATGGCTCTATTCATGAGTCACCCTGGTCAATGACATTTCCCTTAGTATTTTTAGCTGTGCCGTCTCTAATTATCGGTTTTATGGGACTTCCATGGGATAGCAAAATTGCAAATCTACTAGATCCTGAAGAAGCAGAGACTGCTGCAAAAGCCTTTGAATTTAAAGAATTTTTGCCGTTAGCGATAGCCTCAGTTCTTATCGCTTTAGCTGGAATCATTATTGCTTATCAGGCATATTTTGTGAAAAAAATTAATTTGTCAGTTCTATTTGCCGAAAAGTTTCCTTCCATTAATCAATTTCTAGCCAATAAATGGTATCTAGATGATATTAATGAAAAACTTTTTGTTAAAGGTAGTAGAAAACTTGCTAGAGAAGTTTTAGAAGTTGATTCTAAAGTTGTTGATGGAGTCGTTAATCTCACAGGACTTGTAACTCTAGGTAGTGGAGAAGGTTTGAAATATTTTGAGACTGGTAGGGCTCAATTTTATGCCCTCATTGTTTTTGGAGGAGTTATTCTACTTGTCGCCATATTTGGTTTTCAGTCTCCTCCAGTAACTTAA
- a CDS encoding NAD(P)H-quinone oxidoreductase subunit 4, translated as MLGTLGAGLSNFPWLSTSILFPIGSAFVIPFFPDKGDGKEVRWFALAVALITFLITVGSYINGFDINNENVQLKENISWLPDLGLTWSVGADGLSMPLILLTSFITALAVLAAWPVKFKPKLFFFLILVMDGGQIAVFAVQDMLLFFLTWELELIPVYLLLAIWGGKNRQYAATKFIIYTAGSSIFILLAALAMGFYGTEIPNFEFSHLASQEFSQKFQILCYVGLLIAFGVKLPIVPLHTWLPDAHGEATAPVHMLLAGILLKMGGYALLRFNAQLLPVAHAQFAPLLIVLGVVNIIYAALTSFAQRNLKRKIAYSSISHMGFVLIGIGSFSSLGTSGAMLQMVSHGLIGASLFFLVGATYDRTKTLKLDEMSGVGQKMRIMFALWTACSLASLALPGMSGFVSELMVFTGFVTDEVYTLPFRIVMASLAAIGVILTPIYLLSMLREIFFGKENRKLTEERKLIDAEPREVYIIACLLLPIIGIGLYPRLVTESYLASINNLVDRNLSAVKGTVKTNIFAGTKKNEILKAPTL; from the coding sequence ATCCTGGGAACTTTGGGAGCTGGATTATCTAATTTTCCTTGGTTATCTACCTCAATTTTGTTCCCAATTGGTAGTGCATTTGTGATCCCTTTTTTCCCAGATAAAGGAGATGGAAAAGAGGTGAGATGGTTCGCATTGGCTGTTGCATTAATCACTTTTTTAATAACTGTAGGCTCATATATAAATGGTTTTGATATTAATAATGAAAATGTTCAACTTAAAGAAAATATTAGTTGGCTCCCTGATTTAGGTCTTACTTGGTCTGTTGGTGCTGATGGCCTTTCTATGCCCTTAATATTATTAACTAGTTTTATAACTGCATTAGCAGTTTTAGCTGCGTGGCCTGTTAAGTTCAAACCAAAGTTATTTTTCTTTTTGATATTAGTGATGGATGGTGGTCAAATCGCTGTATTTGCAGTTCAAGATATGCTTTTATTCTTTCTAACTTGGGAACTTGAGTTAATACCGGTATATTTATTATTGGCAATATGGGGCGGAAAAAATAGACAATATGCAGCGACAAAATTCATTATTTATACAGCTGGTAGTTCTATATTTATCCTTCTAGCAGCATTGGCGATGGGTTTCTACGGTACAGAAATTCCCAACTTTGAATTTTCTCACTTGGCTTCTCAAGAATTCAGTCAAAAATTCCAAATACTCTGTTATGTGGGGCTTTTAATCGCTTTTGGAGTAAAACTACCAATAGTACCTCTTCATACTTGGCTGCCAGATGCTCATGGAGAGGCTACAGCTCCTGTCCATATGCTTCTAGCAGGAATTTTATTGAAGATGGGAGGATATGCTCTTTTAAGATTTAATGCACAATTATTACCTGTTGCTCATGCTCAATTTGCCCCTTTATTAATTGTATTAGGAGTAGTAAACATAATTTATGCTGCATTAACTTCTTTTGCTCAAAGAAATCTAAAAAGAAAAATTGCATATAGTTCAATAAGTCATATGGGTTTTGTTCTTATTGGAATAGGTAGTTTTAGTAGTCTCGGAACAAGCGGAGCAATGCTACAAATGGTTAGTCATGGATTAATTGGGGCTAGTTTATTTTTTCTTGTTGGAGCTACTTATGATAGAACAAAGACTCTTAAACTTGATGAAATGAGTGGTGTAGGACAAAAAATGAGAATTATGTTTGCTCTATGGACTGCTTGCTCCCTTGCTTCACTTGCTTTACCTGGTATGAGTGGATTTGTTTCCGAATTAATGGTATTTACAGGATTTGTTACCGATGAAGTTTATACGCTTCCATTTAGGATAGTTATGGCATCTCTAGCCGCTATTGGGGTAATACTTACTCCTATTTATCTACTCTCAATGTTGAGAGAAATTTTCTTTGGTAAAGAAAATCGTAAGTTAACCGAAGAACGAAAACTTATTGATGCTGAGCCTAGGGAAGTTTATATCATAGCTTGTTTACTTTTGCCGATAATTGGAATAGGTTTATATCCAAGATTAGTTACTGAAAGTTATCTTGCATCTATAAACAATTTAGTAGATAGAAATTTGTCTGCAGTTAAAGGAACTGTGAAAACAAATATTTTTGCAGGAACTAAAAAAAATGAGATCTTAAAGGCTCCAACATTATAA
- a CDS encoding segregation/condensation protein A: MLIKFLQDAAGKGDLDPWDIDVISVIDSFLEQYSHSFEKTPNSQISYRKDLSETSEAFFAASVLVNLKAQVLESDVFKENEPIFEDDFDLDEQDWIAQEFDIPKYPEKYLRRRSIAQPILKRTTTLAELVSQLESIAEVIETEDLLLMKRKRNKKFSDKALISQVKSLAHREKLPETTKELGKFIDGWEKALQWTDFEYLVKKWQTVVKNDLDKDRLGVFWALLFLSSQNKIEIKQINSLYGPIQIKRIIPDGGLAQLPIENLEVTDTSPSAA, from the coding sequence TTGTTGATTAAGTTTCTTCAAGACGCTGCTGGGAAAGGTGATCTTGATCCATGGGATATTGATGTAATCAGCGTAATTGATAGTTTTTTAGAGCAATATTCGCATAGCTTCGAAAAAACTCCAAATAGTCAAATTTCATATCGTAAAGATTTATCAGAGACAAGTGAGGCATTTTTTGCGGCTTCAGTACTAGTTAATTTAAAGGCTCAGGTTTTGGAATCTGATGTTTTCAAAGAAAATGAACCAATTTTTGAAGATGATTTTGATTTAGATGAACAAGATTGGATTGCTCAAGAATTTGATATTCCAAAATATCCTGAAAAATACCTAAGGAGAAGATCTATAGCACAACCAATTCTTAAACGTACAACAACATTGGCAGAACTGGTAAGTCAACTAGAGTCTATTGCTGAAGTTATAGAGACCGAAGATCTTCTTCTAATGAAGAGAAAAAGAAATAAAAAATTTTCTGATAAGGCCTTAATTTCTCAAGTTAAATCTTTAGCACATCGCGAGAAACTACCAGAGACGACAAAAGAATTAGGCAAATTTATTGATGGTTGGGAAAAAGCTTTACAATGGACAGATTTTGAATATTTAGTTAAGAAATGGCAAACAGTTGTAAAAAATGATTTAGATAAAGATCGTCTTGGGGTCTTTTGGGCTTTGTTATTTTTATCTTCTCAAAATAAAATTGAAATTAAACAAATTAATTCCTTATATGGCCCAATTCAAATTAAAAGAATTATTCCTGATGGAGGATTAGCTCAATTGCCTATAGAAAATCTTGAGGTTACAGATACTTCACCTTCTGCTGCTTAG
- a CDS encoding NDP-sugar synthase — protein MKAMILAAGKGTRVQPITHIIPKPMIPILQKPVMEFLLELLKEHGFREIMVNVSHLAEEIENYFRDGQRFGVEIAYSFEGRIEDGELIGDALGSAGGLKKIQDFQNFFDETFVVLCGDALVDLDLTEAVKKHKEKGAIASLITKKVTRDQVSSYGVVVSDDNGRIKAFQEKPSVDKALGDSINTGIYLFEPEIFNYIPSGEKFDIGADLFPKLVEMDLPFFALPMDFEWVDIGKVPDYWRAIRNVLEGKVRQVEIPGKEIKPGVFTGLNVAVNWDAVDITGPVYIGGMTRIEDGATIIGPSMIGPSCYISEGATIDNSIIFDYSKIGKGVRLVDKLVFGRYCVGKNGDHFDLQDASLDWLITDSRRSDMTEPSPQQKAMAELLGTDLINIPD, from the coding sequence ATGAAGGCAATGATACTTGCGGCAGGAAAAGGTACTCGTGTTCAGCCGATAACTCATATCATTCCGAAACCCATGATACCAATTTTACAAAAACCTGTAATGGAGTTTCTTTTAGAACTTTTAAAAGAGCATGGATTTAGAGAAATAATGGTTAACGTCTCTCACCTAGCTGAAGAAATTGAAAATTACTTTCGCGATGGTCAAAGATTTGGTGTGGAAATAGCATATAGTTTCGAAGGTAGAATTGAAGATGGAGAATTAATAGGCGATGCTTTAGGTTCAGCAGGAGGATTAAAAAAAATTCAAGATTTTCAAAATTTTTTTGATGAAACTTTTGTTGTACTTTGTGGTGATGCTTTAGTTGACCTAGATTTGACTGAAGCAGTTAAGAAACATAAGGAAAAGGGTGCCATTGCAAGTTTAATAACTAAAAAAGTAACTAGAGATCAAGTATCAAGTTATGGAGTGGTAGTTTCAGATGATAATGGTCGTATAAAGGCTTTTCAAGAAAAGCCATCTGTAGATAAAGCGTTAGGTGACTCTATTAATACGGGTATTTATCTTTTTGAACCTGAAATTTTTAATTACATACCATCAGGTGAAAAATTTGATATAGGTGCTGATCTCTTCCCTAAACTTGTTGAAATGGATTTGCCATTTTTTGCACTTCCAATGGATTTCGAATGGGTAGATATTGGAAAAGTTCCTGATTATTGGAGAGCTATTCGTAATGTATTAGAAGGTAAAGTAAGACAAGTTGAGATACCTGGCAAAGAAATTAAACCGGGAGTTTTTACGGGATTAAATGTTGCTGTGAATTGGGATGCGGTCGATATTACTGGTCCAGTATACATAGGAGGAATGACAAGAATAGAAGATGGCGCAACAATTATTGGACCTTCAATGATTGGCCCAAGTTGTTACATTTCTGAAGGTGCAACAATCGATAATTCAATAATTTTTGATTACTCCAAAATTGGTAAGGGTGTTCGACTTGTAGATAAATTAGTATTTGGCCGTTACTGTGTGGGCAAAAATGGAGACCACTTCGATTTGCAAGATGCATCTTTGGATTGGTTGATAACAGATTCCAGAAGATCTGATATGACCGAGCCATCTCCTCAGCAGAAGGCAATGGCAGAATTATTAGGTACTGATTTGATTAATATTCCAGATTAA
- a CDS encoding methylenetetrahydrofolate reductase yields MKSKLQQTLEKKSKVITAELMPPRGGDPLRSIKIAQLLKDKVHAVNITDGSRAVMRMCSLAMSKLLLENEIEPIMQISCRDRNKIALQSDILGANALGIQNILCITGDSVKAGDQQDAKAVHQFESVRLLQQIQAFNKGIDPTFGELPDKKTFIFAGAAADPSCKNKRSLENRIRNKKKAGAQFIQTQMVMEKENLISFCKEIAEPLEIPVIAGVFLLKSYKNALFINKYVPGANIPENILNRLKDAKNPLEEGIQIAAEQAQDFFNIANGIHLMAVKTEHLIPEILRKADLNLEY; encoded by the coding sequence TTGAAATCAAAACTTCAGCAGACTTTAGAAAAAAAATCCAAGGTAATAACGGCAGAATTAATGCCCCCTAGAGGTGGAGACCCCTTAAGATCTATTAAAATAGCACAACTTTTGAAAGATAAGGTACATGCTGTTAACATTACCGACGGAAGTAGGGCTGTAATGAGAATGTGTAGCCTAGCAATGTCCAAACTATTACTGGAAAATGAGATAGAACCAATAATGCAAATATCTTGCAGGGATCGTAATAAAATTGCTTTACAATCAGACATTCTTGGAGCAAATGCCTTAGGAATTCAAAACATCTTATGTATTACCGGTGATTCAGTGAAAGCTGGGGATCAACAAGATGCTAAAGCGGTACACCAGTTTGAATCAGTAAGATTGCTACAACAAATTCAAGCCTTTAATAAAGGAATTGATCCTACTTTTGGAGAACTGCCCGATAAAAAAACATTTATTTTTGCAGGAGCTGCTGCTGATCCAAGTTGCAAAAATAAAAGAAGTTTAGAAAATAGAATTAGAAATAAAAAAAAGGCTGGAGCTCAATTCATTCAAACTCAAATGGTTATGGAAAAAGAAAATTTAATAAGTTTTTGCAAAGAAATAGCTGAACCACTAGAGATTCCTGTAATTGCAGGTGTATTTCTATTAAAGTCTTATAAAAATGCTCTCTTTATAAACAAATATGTCCCAGGCGCAAACATACCTGAGAACATATTAAATCGTCTTAAAGATGCCAAGAATCCTTTAGAAGAGGGTATTCAAATTGCAGCTGAACAAGCTCAAGATTTTTTTAACATAGCGAATGGGATTCATTTAATGGCAGTTAAAACTGAACACTTAATCCCTGAGATCCTTAGAAAAGCTGATCTTAATCTGGAATATTAA
- a CDS encoding helix-turn-helix transcriptional regulator, which translates to MQMVEEEVNNIDMMGLSTREMEIIDLVADGLTNQEIAVKLTISKRTVDNHVSNMFTKTGSKNRVALLNWAMDNGKICRDGFNCCSLPDSDQD; encoded by the coding sequence ATGCAAATGGTTGAAGAAGAAGTAAACAACATTGATATGATGGGTCTCTCAACAAGAGAGATGGAAATCATCGATCTCGTAGCTGATGGGCTTACAAATCAAGAAATTGCAGTAAAACTAACTATTAGTAAAAGAACTGTTGATAATCATGTAAGTAATATGTTTACAAAAACCGGTTCTAAAAACAGAGTAGCACTTTTAAATTGGGCAATGGATAATGGAAAGATTTGTAGAGATGGATTTAATTGTTGTTCCCTTCCAGACTCTGATCAAGATTAG
- a CDS encoding adenylate cyclase, whose protein sequence is MALEIERRFLIKNDDWKTFITKKIFIEQGYLSKSLDDWIIRIRLTGKDFKIALKKHIESFTNFEFEYSIPQKDGETIMSNLSNTIKKERFFLEFEKKSWIIDCFKGNNYPLKIAEIELSEEEEDFILPSFISKEITGLKHYSNFSLSNKPFSEWK, encoded by the coding sequence ATGGCCCTTGAAATAGAAAGACGTTTTCTAATAAAAAATGATGATTGGAAAACATTCATCACTAAAAAAATTTTTATTGAGCAAGGATACTTATCAAAAAGTTTAGATGATTGGATTATTAGGATAAGGCTTACAGGCAAAGACTTTAAAATTGCACTAAAAAAACATATCGAAAGCTTTACCAATTTTGAATTTGAATACTCCATCCCACAAAAAGATGGAGAAACAATAATGTCGAATCTTTCAAATACAATAAAAAAAGAAAGATTTTTTTTAGAATTTGAAAAAAAATCTTGGATTATAGATTGTTTCAAAGGAAATAATTATCCACTGAAAATTGCCGAAATTGAACTATCTGAAGAAGAGGAAGATTTTATTCTCCCATCATTCATATCAAAAGAAATAACTGGACTGAAACATTACTCTAATTTCAGTCTGTCTAACAAACCTTTTTCAGAATGGAAGTAG
- a CDS encoding NAD(+) kinase yields MKLSLVLIVYRSNSSIAQEASKFCEEVLKAKNIKSIRIESDFHKDQIEKYLYNLEFKPNIGIVLGGDGTFLKCANALKAYDIPLLSINIGGNLGFLTQEKDFLFDKSFIEILENEEYIIDFRNRLNCDVCMSGSSPDKKIIKSYVALNDFYFKSVEEDISPTNQIQIEIDNEKVNEYKGDGLIISTSTGSTAYSMAAGGPIVHPSIDAMIINPICPMSLASRPIVIPNNSKVIIKPVKKSEGELKLWRDGSKCMTIKETYYCEFKKGERPCKIIRFKKSTSYYNTLIKKLDWKGDLSLKNQKN; encoded by the coding sequence ATGAAACTTTCATTAGTGCTCATCGTATATCGTTCAAATAGTAGTATCGCTCAAGAGGCGTCTAAATTTTGTGAAGAAGTTCTTAAAGCCAAAAATATTAAATCAATAAGAATTGAAAGCGATTTTCACAAAGATCAAATTGAAAAATATCTTTATAATTTAGAATTTAAACCGAATATTGGAATCGTTCTTGGTGGAGATGGAACTTTTCTAAAATGTGCAAATGCATTAAAAGCTTATGATATTCCTTTATTGAGTATTAATATTGGTGGTAATTTGGGTTTTCTTACTCAAGAAAAAGATTTTTTATTTGACAAATCTTTCATTGAAATTCTTGAAAACGAAGAATACATTATTGATTTTCGTAATAGATTAAATTGTGATGTTTGTATGAGTGGATCAAGTCCTGACAAAAAAATCATAAAAAGTTATGTAGCATTAAATGATTTTTATTTTAAGTCTGTTGAAGAAGATATTTCTCCTACCAACCAAATACAAATTGAAATAGATAATGAGAAAGTAAACGAATATAAAGGTGACGGATTAATTATAAGTACATCTACTGGTTCAACAGCATACTCCATGGCTGCGGGTGGTCCAATAGTACATCCTAGTATAGATGCAATGATAATTAACCCTATATGCCCAATGAGTTTAGCAAGTAGACCGATTGTAATACCTAATAATAGTAAGGTAATCATTAAACCTGTAAAAAAAAGCGAAGGTGAACTTAAATTATGGAGAGACGGTTCAAAATGTATGACCATTAAGGAAACTTATTATTGTGAGTTCAAAAAAGGGGAAAGACCCTGCAAAATAATTAGGTTTAAAAAGAGCACTAGCTATTACAATACTTTAATAAAAAAACTAGATTGGAAAGGAGATTTATCTCTTAAAAATCAGAAAAATTAA
- the nuoK gene encoding NADH-quinone oxidoreductase subunit NuoK: MNLESIPLQAFLIVSSALFCIGIWGLLNSRNAVRVLMSIELMLNAVNINLMAFSSYIDNNLIQGQVFTIFVITVAAAEAAVGLAILLSLYRNRVTVDMESFNLLKW, translated from the coding sequence ATGAATTTAGAATCAATCCCTCTTCAAGCTTTTTTGATAGTATCCTCAGCACTTTTCTGCATTGGTATTTGGGGATTATTAAATAGCAGAAATGCAGTTAGAGTTCTTATGAGCATTGAATTAATGCTCAATGCGGTAAATATAAACTTGATGGCGTTTTCTTCCTATATTGATAATAATTTAATTCAAGGACAAGTTTTTACGATTTTTGTGATTACTGTTGCTGCCGCAGAAGCAGCAGTTGGATTAGCCATACTGTTATCTCTTTATAGGAATAGAGTGACTGTAGATATGGAAAGCTTTAATTTATTAAAATGGTAA
- a CDS encoding NADH-quinone oxidoreductase subunit J produces MSIAITTQLICFTVLSLVVIIGALGVVLLESIVYSAFLLGGVFMSVAGLYLLLNASFVAAAQVLVYVGAVNVLIIFAIMLVNKKEDLKPINDIKSRRIISTSICLTLLSLLIRVDLTNVWSLSSPQNSIGEESTVRIGEHLFSDYLLPFEVASVLLLMAMIGAIVLARRDVMSKDISTGLPVDQELIEKSPEPLLTNKN; encoded by the coding sequence ATGTCCATCGCAATAACAACACAATTAATTTGTTTTACAGTTCTATCTTTAGTTGTCATTATTGGAGCCCTTGGTGTTGTATTGCTCGAAAGTATTGTTTATTCAGCTTTTCTCCTTGGGGGAGTTTTCATGAGTGTAGCAGGATTATATCTTCTTTTAAATGCAAGTTTTGTTGCTGCAGCACAAGTTTTAGTTTATGTGGGTGCAGTTAATGTATTAATAATTTTTGCAATTATGCTTGTCAATAAAAAAGAAGATTTAAAGCCTATCAATGACATTAAATCGAGAAGAATTATATCAACATCGATATGTTTAACTCTTCTAAGTCTCTTAATAAGAGTTGATTTAACCAATGTATGGAGTCTTTCCAGTCCTCAAAACTCTATTGGAGAAGAATCAACTGTAAGAATTGGTGAACATCTATTTAGTGATTATTTACTCCCATTTGAAGTAGCTTCAGTTTTACTTTTAATGGCAATGATTGGGGCTATCGTTTTAGCTAGAAGAGATGTAATGAGCAAAGATATTTCAACAGGACTACCTGTGGATCAAGAGTTAATTGAAAAATCTCCAGAACCATTACTTACAAATAAAAATTAA